Proteins found in one Gigantopelta aegis isolate Gae_Host chromosome 12, Gae_host_genome, whole genome shotgun sequence genomic segment:
- the LOC121386135 gene encoding uncharacterized protein LOC121386135 has protein sequence MSLKNLLECDNVPNLRQEIPTPEVAKHHPHLADIATELPPINDDAEISLLIGRDLIKTHHVLDQRIGRRNSPNAQKLPLGWVIIGESCIGTYQKLNLVNVNKTYLLPNGRPSLFEPCPNGRSISEKGGIDEHNHIFVTRKDDDKPSLSVEDKEFIMQMDSGFRKDKDGNWSAPLPFRSSRPRLPKNYEYACNRAKSLHANLQRNPVKCEQFVEFIRKLLKNGHAELAPKLTENRECWYLPVFGVYHPHKPGQIRCVFDPSSKFKERSLNSVLLQGPDLTNSLLGILLRFRRESVPIVADIQHMFYSFRVHEDHRDVLRFLWHAENNLEKPLVEYRMCVHVFGNSPSPAIATYGLRKSVRKLDEDIENFVNRDFYVNDALTSLPTVHEAIDVMKRTQEALAKIKLVLHKVASNNEEVILAFPTNQLAIGLKDLNLGDDVLPVQRNLGLQWDMNKDSFFCDVSTTPRSFTRRGVLSVVNSLFDPIGFLAPITIQGKLILRNLMNGTIDWDEPLPPDKLSEWVTWKDSLVQLKHVHIPRCYSTESLSQASKVVLHVFFVMHQNLPSQLCPIW, from the coding sequence atgtcttTGAAGAATTTACTAGAGTGTGACAATGTGCCGAACCTAAGACAGGAAATACCAACTCCAGAGGTTGCCAAACATCATCCTCATCTTGCTGACATTGCAACCGAGCTACCTCCAATAAATGACGATGCAGAAATTTCTCTTTTGATTGGCAGAGACTTGATCAAAACACACCATGTCCTGGACCAGAGAATTGGAAGGCGAAATAGTCCGAATGCCCAAAAACTACCCTTAGGTTGGGTGATAATTGGAGAATCGTGTATAGGTACCTACCAAAAGTTGAACTTggttaatgtaaacaaaacatacttgcTACCTAACGGACGACCTTCTCTTTTCGAACCATGTCCCAATGGGAGAAGCATTTCAGAGAAGGGTGGAATAGATGAACATAATCATATATTCGTGACCAGGAAAGATGATGACAAGCCATCCCTTTCTGTGGAAGATAAGGAGTTCATAATGCAAATGGATAGTGGCTTCCGGAAAGACAAAGATGGTAACTGGTCAGCGCCATTGCCATTCCGTTCCAGCAGACCAAGACTGCCAAAGAACTACGAGTATGCTTGCAACAGAGCAAAATCGCTCCATGCAAACTTGCAACGGAACCCTGTCAAATGTGAACAATTTGTTGAATTCATCAGGAAGTTGTTAAAAAATGGCCATGCTGAACTCGCCCCAAAACTAACTGAGAATCGAGAATGTTGGTACCTTCCTGTGTTTGGCGTGTATCACCCTCACAAACCAGGACAGATAAGATGTGTGTTTGATCCATCATCAAAGTTCAAGGAGCGTTCCCTGAACAGTGTGCTGCTGCAAGGTCCAGACCTGACAAACAGTCTGTTAGGCATATTGCTTCGTTTCCGGAGGGAGTCTGTTCCTATAGTAGCCGACATTCAACACATGTTTTACAGTTTCCGCGTTCACGAAGATCACAGAGATGTCCTCAGATTCCTTTGGCATGCGGAGAACAACCTCGAAAAACCTTTAGTTGAATACAGAATGTGCGTTCATGTGTTTGGCAATAGCCCATCCCCAGCTATTGCTACCTATGGTCTTCGCAAATCAGTAAGAAAACTTGATGAAGATATAGAGAACTTTGTCAATAGAGACTTCTACGTCAATGATGCTTTAACGTCACTTCCTACAGTACACGAAGCAATAGATGTTATGAAACGAACACAGGAAGCTCTAGCCAAAATCAAACTAGTGTTACACAAGGTAGCTTCAAACAATGAAGAAGTGATACTAGCCTTTCCAACTAATCAGCTTGCTATAGGTCTCAAAGACTTGAATCTTGGGGATGATGTTCTGCCTGTCCAGAGAAATTTAGGTTTACAGTGGGACATGAACAAGGATTCGTTTTTCTGTGACGTGTCAACAACACCAAGATCCTTCACAAGACGTGGAGTTTTGTCAGTTGTCAACAGCTTATTTGATCCTATCGGATTTCTAGCACCGATAACAATCCAAGGCAAGCTGATACTTCGCAACTTGATGAATGGAACGATAGACTGGGATGAACCTCTCCCACCAGATAAACTTTCTGAATGGGTCACTTGGAAAGACTCACTGGTTCAACTCAAACATGTCCATATCCCTCGGTGTTATTCAACTGAGTCATTGAGCCAAGCTTCTAAAGTTGTgctgcatgttttttttgtgatgCATCAGAATTTGCCATCGCAGCTGTGTCCTATTTGGTGA
- the LOC121386134 gene encoding uncharacterized protein LOC121386134 codes for MGKAKVAPASGHTIPRLELCAAVLAVQISEIVKDNLEIKFHDINYYSDSRIVLGYLYNTSRRFMTYVSNHVEKVRKISHPDQWNYVSTQLNPADIGTRGTHVDKIQDSLWLVGPSFLLQRLELNSKECSKFPLVNLEEDAEIKKEMNTLITVIRKQQLDSERFSRFSSWKKLVMACTFLMHRASSVRRKQECLSQTVERRRLAEMLILRETQKDSYPE; via the coding sequence ATGGGGAAGGCCAAAGTAGCACCAGCAAGTGGACACACTATTCCTCGTTTAGAACTGTGTGCAGCAGTTCTGGCAGTACAGATATCAGAAATTGTGAAGGACAACCTAGAAATAAAATTTCACGACATAAACTACTACTCCGATAGCAGAATAGTCTTAGGTTACCTCTACAACACATCAAGAAGGTTCATGACATATGTAAGCAATCACGTAGAAAAAGTCAGAAAGATAAGTCATCCAGATCAGTGGAATTATGTTTCCACTCAGTTGAACCCAGCAGATATTGGGACTAGAGGTACTCATGTTGATAAGATCCAAGACAGTCTTTGGTTAGTGGGACCTTCGTTCTTACTTCAACGACTGGAACTGAACTCTAAGGAATGTAGCAAATTTCCATTGGTGAATCTGGAAGAAGATGCcgagataaagaaagaaatgaataCCCTCATAACGGTTATTCGAAAACAGCAGCTTGACTCTGAGaggttttccaggttttcttcATGGAAAAAGCTTGTAATGGCATGCACCTTCCTGATGCACAGAGCAAGCAGTGTTAGACGTAAGCAAGAATGCTTGTCACAGACTGTAGAGAGACGTCGTCTAGCTGAAATGCTGATTCTTCGAGAGACACAAAAGGACTCGTACCCAGAATAG